From the genome of Papaver somniferum cultivar HN1 chromosome 2, ASM357369v1, whole genome shotgun sequence, one region includes:
- the LOC113352137 gene encoding uncharacterized protein LOC113352137 has translation MDCETPCSFKFADDKIIESTPAKLAGIFCMQRIGSRKGQKLLKYYCPSDLTDNVLYSKYFTDIKSTKHQTTVTKTNILEKIKQLMAKRRKSGKRKKVDEKDLVCLIGLYLCCVLFFGDKNANGVNAKYLSIVETYDTVLKVSWPDLIHEHLFEEIHTNLSCLSNVKACVQYLLLLFAEHTPAGLIPKVENHEEDIPRVGRWDIYQISDYIWKTDMTQFSPTPSFVAEFSQLEKQLGISTVVPSKDDLQSWLKAQTIENSHLKEQLQEKQAMLKAVYAIAREGISEGDLSGTAEFKVHKFSCQIMQAMGIDPYKVTQEEFMQHEDDVHGGTEHGATEHEEEELQLVETEQQGDGSTEQEKEKDDAETSFHEEFPCMSLAAGNTPTILQAQTAAEGHKRPLRTYSSSMKSVTTCKTPPKKRPVAKQKPTPTNNVDEEQKKMLKRHLLRMRHRRKLQMVELWMGQPTPGTFDDSSASTQFEDSMVITATTPQTQPDNAQTYRLVQLGANPDDMTNVEVSEMIDEIVSNINKTEHGPAVTENAEPTSTATTQENVFSLGLEKTPKPAGELLKEAANTIRERQPSFIQQRRHYLDGTQRRW, from the exons atggattgtgagacaccatgttcattcaAGTTTGCTGATGATAAGATTATAGAGTCTACACCGGCAAAGCTGGCTGGTATATTTTGCATGCAGAGGATTGGAAGCAGAAAGGGTCAGAAGCTGTTAAAGTACTATTGTCCTAGTGATTTGACTGACAATGTTTTATACAGCAAATACTTCACCGATATCAAATCTACAAAGCATCAGACGACGGTGACTAAGACaaacattttagagaagataaaacaacttatggcaaaaaggagaaaaagtgggaaaagaaagaaagttgatgaAAAGGATCTAGTTTGCCTGATAGGTCTTTATCTTTGCTGTGTATTGTTTTTTGGCGACAAAAATGCCAATGGAGTGAACGCGAAATATCTTAGTATCGTTGAAACTTATGATACGGTGCTCAAGGTGTCGTGGCCTGATTTAATACACGAGCACTTGTTTGAAGAGATTCATACTAATCTTAGTTGTTTGTCAAATGTGAAGGCTTGTGTGCAATACCTACTG ttaTTGTTTGCTGAACACACGCCAGCAGGATTAATCCCGAAAGTTGAGAACCACGAGGAAGATATCCCGAGGGTTGGGAGATGGGATATATACCAGATTTCTGATTACATTTGGAAAACAGACATGACACAGTTTTCG ccaactcctagctttgtggctgagttttcacagcttgagaAGCAGCTGGGTATATCAACCGTGGTACCCAGCAAGGACGACCTGCAAAGTTGGCTGAAAGCGCAAACTATTGAGAATAGCCATCTGAAAGAGCAACTGCAAGAAAAGCAAGCAATGCTTAAAGCAGTGTATGCAATTGCAAGAGAAGGGATATCAGAAGGGGACCTTTCAGGAACAGCGGAATTCAAGGTtcacaaatttagttgccaaattatgcaagcaatgggtattgatccttacaaagtgacccaggaagagtttatgcaacatgaagatgatgtacatggaggtactgagcatggagctactgagcatgaagaagaagagttacaatTAGTTGAGACAGAGCAACAAGGAGATGGAAGTACtgagcaagagaaagagaaagatgacgcggaaacttccttccatgaagaat ttccatgtatgagccttgcagctggaaatacgccaacaattctgcaagctcaaactgctgcagaggGGCACAAAAGACCACTCAGGACATATAGTTCGAGTATGAAGAGTGTGACAACTTGCaagactccaccaaagaaaaggCCTGTCGCAAAGCAAAAGCCCACTCCTACAAATAATGTTGATGAGGAGCAGAAGAAAATGTTGAAGAGACACCTGTTACGGATGAGGCACAGAAGAAAGCTGCAGATGGTGGAGTTGTGGATGGGGCAG CCAACTCCTGGAACTTTTGATGACAGTTCTGCTTCAACACAGTTTGAGGACTCCATGGTGATAACTGCTACAACACCGCAAACACAGCCTGACAATGCTCAGACCTACAGGTTGGTGCAACTAGGAGCTAACCCCGATGATATGACGAATGTTGAAGTGAGTGAAATGATAGATGAGATCGTCAGCAACATTAACAAAACTGAACATGGACCCGCAGTGACGGAGAATGCAGAACCTACCTCAACTG CTACAACGCAGGAAAACGTTTTTAGCCTTGGATTAGAAAAAACTCCAAAACCTGCAGGAGAGTTACTGAAGGAAGCTGCGAATACAATAAGAGAAAGGCAACCATCATTCATACAACAACGT AGACATTACTTGGATGGAACGCAAAGAAGATGGTAG
- the LOC113349362 gene encoding pentatricopeptide repeat-containing protein At2g15690, mitochondrial-like, translating into MSSLTAMQRAGNTMISSISKVRTSIPLHYNRTLKISSFSSRNSRTLTTSAIPHYNYDRTPNSNDPRGFQRDGGGAGPGGYPPQRGNPNPNQWSSQNQPQNPNQWNPQNQGYQRPPQNQGYQRPQNPPSPNPNSNPQWNAQNQGYPKPQNPNSNQWNPRNQGYPRPETTNPPNQWNNNNQGQNYNPRGNANPNQWNNQGQNYPSPPPPPPRGNTSTNLWDNQAQNQRQVAVNQAPPPPADVPQNVDVIGLCKEGKVKEAVGFIIQGVVVPDAEAIYALLNLCGNPKFVDEARKIHGYVMRSQFKGDLQMVNKCIEMFGKAGLMKDARAVFDRLPEKSMDSWHLMMYAYAANSLGDDGLQLYEEMRKVGVRPDQETFLAVLASCASAEAVEEGFIHFESMQTDFKITPGIEHYLGLIDVLGKSGHVNEAEEFIQNLPFEPTAQIWEALMNYGQIHGDIDLEDRAEELMTLLDSSKAPKNKLPTPPPKKRSMPNNMLEGKNRIGEYRYITPYKAELEEKKGLNGQMKQAGYVPDTRYVLHDIDQEAKEQALLYHSERLAIAYGLISTPARQPLRIIKNLRICGDCHNAIKIMAKIVGRQLIVRDNKRFHHFENGKCSCGDYW; encoded by the coding sequence ATGTCATCATTAACGGCGATGCAGCGAGCTGGTAACACGATGATTTCTTCAATTTCAAAGGTACGAACTTCAATTCCTTTACACTACAATCGAACCCTAAAAATTTCATCATTTTCGTCTCGAAACAGTAGAACTCTTACAACTTCTGCAATCCCACACTACAACTATGATAGAACACCTAACAGTAATGATCCTAGAGGCTTCCAACGTGATGGAGGAGGAGCTGGACCTGGAGGTTATCCTCCTCAACGTggaaaccctaacccaaatcagTGGAGTTCTCAAAATCAACCTCAAAACCCAAATCAGTGGAATCCACAAAATCAAGGGTACCAAAGACCTCCTCAAAATCAAGGGTACCAAAGACCTCAGAATCCACCTAGTCCTAATCCTAATTCAAATCCACAGTGGAATGCTCAAAATCAAGGGTACCCAAAACCTCAAAACCCCAACTCTAATCAATGGAATCCAAGGAATCAAGGTTATCCAAGACCTGAGACCACGAACCCTCCCAATCAATGGAATAATAATAATCAGGGTCAGAATTATAACCCACGCGGAAATGCGAATCCGAATCAATGGAATAATCAGGGTCAGAACTatccttctcctcctcctcctcctccaaggGGGAACACTAGCACAAATCTATGGGATAATCAAGCGCAGAATCAGAGACAAGTTGCGGTTAATCAAGCCCCGCCTCCTCCTGCGGATGTGCCACAAAATGTTGATGTGATTGGTTTATGTAAAGAGGGTAAGGTAAAAGAAGCTGTAGGTTTTATTATCCAAGGTGTTGTTGTTCCTGACGCGGAAGCCATATATGCGTTACTGAATTTGTGTGGGAATCCGAAATTTGTTGATGAAGCGAGAAAAATTCATGGTTATGTGATGAGGTCTCAGTTCAAGGGTGATCTTCAAATGGTTAATAAATGTATTGAGATGTTTGGGAAAGCGGGGCTGATGAAGGATGCTCGTGCAGTGTTTGATAGATTGCCTGAGAAGAGTATGGATTCTTGGCATTTGATGATGTATGCGTATGCAGCAAATAGTCTTGGAGATGACGGGTTGCAGTTATATGAGGAGATGAGGAAAGTTGGTGTACGGCCTGATCAAGAGACATTTCTTGCAGTTCTTGCTTCTTGTGCTTCGGCTGAAGCAGTTGAAGAAGGCTTCATACATTTTGAATCAATGCAAACTGATTTCAAAATTACGCCTGGGATTGAGCATTATTTGGGTCTCATAGATGTTTTAGGAAAATCAGGGCATGTTAATGAAGCAGAGGAGTTTATTCAGAACCTTCCGTTTGAACCAACAGCTCAAATTTGGGAGGCTTTGATGAATTATGGTCAAATTCATGGGGATATTGATCTAGAAGATCGTGCTGAGGAATTGATGACTCTACTCGACTCTTCCAAGGCTCCTAAAAACAAGTTGCCTACACCGCCACCAAAGAAACGCTCGATGCCGAATAACATGCTTGAAGGGAAGAACAGAATCGGGGAATATCGATACATTACTCCTTACAAGGCAGAGTTGGAGGAGAAGAAGGGTTTAAATGGACAGATGAAGCAAGCTGGATATGTGCCCGACACAAGATATGTTCTTCACGATATTGATCAAGAGGCTAAAGAACAGGCTTTGCTTTATCACAGTGAGAGGTTGGCAATTGCTTATGGTTTAATTAGCACTCCAGCTAGGCAACCTCTTAGGATTATTAAAAATCTTCGAATTTGTGGTGACTGTCATAATGCAATTAAAATCATGGCAAAGATTGTTGGGAGGCAGCTTATTGTTCGAGACAACAAAAGGTTTCATCATTTCGAGAATGGAAAGTGTTCTTGCGGAGATTATTGGTAA
- the LOC113354074 gene encoding homeobox protein ATH1-like, with translation MERNMFNPYLGDRSPTVFAGMSNMFSSSLIQPDAVDLNTHSQFTARYPFLSTLNGESINGLQVTEHGGITNTEALSSANVPLGNQENFFVGGTSLLGTSVANLLASRSGLHENLNQYQMDESLNGYQVDDLRTLVSNNCRDTSNSLFTNSMNCGYGVQRDIEFFPSTKDAEMNCQLATRWDFNQLLGPPEFAEKSSVTVASSLYGLNIPSNELSLTLSTQQPSIVNLQNIPDQCSEISCSGVTHDTVREIRVASKQNASNSKGLTMGFSSYHSVQPSDILSGSKYFHAVQQILTEIAHYSIGNLETGMGIDPKFSLSGGTVDWRISDNRSDQFPYSSGEIRTGIQINSNLQKQDSEEIKAHLLSLLQMVDSRYNQCLDEMHTVVSAFHAATELDPQMHARFALQSVSLLYRNLRGRIANQILRAGECHSGGYHSENNSLESSFLQKQWALQQQLKRKDHQSWRPQRGLPERSVSVLRAWLFQNFLHPYPRDAEKHLLAIRSGLTRNQVSNWFINARVRLWKPMIEEMYTEVNSRNGHQSEERININDPRSHISNIESQVFQMNQVCL, from the exons ATGGAGAGGAACATGTTCAATCCTTATCTTGGTGATCGAAGTCCTACGGTTTTTGCTGGGATGTCGAATATGTTCTCAAGTTCTCTGATTCAGCCAGATGCCGTAGATCTTAACACCCACAGCCAGTTTACAGCTAGGTATCCTTTTCTGTCAACATTGAATGGAGAATCCATCAATGGTCTTCAAGTAACTGAGCATGGTGGGATTACTAATACAGAAGCATTGAGTTCTGCGAATGTGCCACTGGGTAATCAGGAAAATTTCTTTGTTGGCGGAACAAGTTTATTAGGTACTTCAGTTGCCAACCTTCTAGCTTCAAGATCTGGTCTGCATGAAAACCTCAACCAGTATCAGATGGATGAAAGTTTGAATGGATATCAGGTTGATGACTTGAGAACATTGGTGTCAAACAATTGTCGTGACACTTCAAATTCATTGTTTACAAACTCCATGAACTGTGGTTATGGAGTGCAAAGAGATATAGAATTCTTTCCATCTACGAAAGATGCTGAAATGAACTGCCAACTCGCCACTAGATGGGACTTCAATCAGTTACTGGGTCCTCCAGAATTTGCAGAAAAATCTTCTGTAACAGTGGCAAGTAGTCTATACGGCTTAAACATCCCCAGTAATGAGTTGTCGTTAACTCTTTCCACCCAACAGCCTTCTATTGTTAACTTGCAAAATATTCCAGACCAATGCTCAGAAATCAGTTGTTCAGGAGTGACACATGATACAGTTCGTGAAATTAGAGTAGCATCAAAGCAAAATGCTTCTAACAGTAAGGGTCTTACTATGGGTTTCAGTTCTTATCATTCGGTTCAGCCGTCTGATATATTATCCGGCTCAAAATATTTCCATGCAGTACAGCAAATACTTACTGAGATTGCACATTATTCAATTGGAAATCTTGAAACTGGCATGGGTATTGATCCAAAATTTTCTCTTTCGGGTGGCACTGTTGATTGGAGAATTTCGGACAATAGGTCTGATCAGTTTCCTTATTCGTCTGGAGAAATTAGAACTGGGATTCAAATTAATTCCAATTTGCAGAAACAGGATAGCGAAGAGATCAAAGCTCATCTTTTGTCACTGCTGCAAATG GTTGATAGCAGATACAACCAGTGCTTAGATGAGATGCATACAGTTGTATCAGCATTCCACGCTGCAACTGAATTGGACCCGCAAATGCATGCTCGTTTCGCCCTTCAATCAGTCTCTCTTTTATATAGAAACTTGAGGGGAAGAATTGCTAATCAGATCCTACGAGCTGGAGAATGCCATAGTGGTGGCTACCATAGCGAAAATAATTCGCTAGAGTCTTCTTTCTTACAAAAGCAATGGGCTCTGCAACAACAGTTAAAGAGAAAAGATCATCAGTCATGGAGACCTCAACGAGGGTTGCCCGAAAGATCTGTCTCAGTTTTACGAGCTTGGCTGTTCCAGAACTTTCTCCATCC GTATCCCAGGGACGCGGAGAAGCATTTACTTGCAATCAGAAGTGGACTAACAAGGAACCAG GTATCTAATTGGTTTATAAACGCACGTGTGCGCCTCTGGAAACCAATGATAGAAGAAATGTACACAGAAGTAAACAGTAGAAACGGTCACCAAAGTGAAGAAAGAATCAATATCAATGATCCTAGGAGCCACATTAGCAACATTGAAAGTCAGGTTTTCCAAATGAACCAAGTCTGTTTGTAA